In Kaistella faecalis, a genomic segment contains:
- a CDS encoding metal-dependent hydrolase, which produces MKIQFLGQNCFLFTYNGKNILSDPFYNFQKEKSGFDIAMQQIDYVLITHAHGDHTADVKEVLHYHPETQIIAQPEICGYFSHPNSVDINFGGSAKLDDLKISMVPASHTSSFPDGTYGGEPCGYIFRFPGKNIYFAGDTGVMADMALFPQLFGNIDLAILPVGSHYTMCARKASFAAAELLKTKKVIGCHFDTFPPISINHDEALKIFEEKGVELLLPKLGETFEI; this is translated from the coding sequence ATGAAAATTCAATTCCTCGGACAAAACTGTTTTTTGTTTACTTATAACGGTAAAAATATTCTCAGCGACCCTTTTTATAATTTCCAGAAAGAAAAATCGGGATTTGATATTGCAATGCAACAAATTGATTATGTGTTAATTACGCATGCGCACGGCGACCATACAGCAGATGTGAAAGAAGTTTTACACTATCATCCTGAAACTCAAATTATTGCCCAACCAGAAATATGTGGATATTTCAGCCATCCGAATTCTGTTGACATCAACTTTGGCGGATCTGCCAAGTTGGATGATTTGAAGATTTCTATGGTTCCTGCGTCGCATACGTCCAGCTTTCCGGACGGAACTTATGGTGGTGAACCTTGCGGCTATATTTTTAGGTTTCCGGGTAAAAACATCTATTTTGCTGGTGATACAGGGGTAATGGCAGATATGGCGCTGTTTCCACAATTATTCGGAAATATTGATCTGGCGATTCTGCCGGTAGGTTCGCATTATACGATGTGTGCAAGAAAAGCAAGTTTTGCAGCTGCAGAACTTTTAAAAACGAAGAAAGTAATCGGCTGCCATTTTGATACATTTCCGCCCATTTCAATAAATCACGATGAAGCTTTGAAAATTTTTGAAGAAAAAGGGGTGGAGTTGTTATTGCCTAAGTTGGGAGAAACCTTTGAAATTTAG
- the menA gene encoding 1,4-dihydroxy-2-naphthoate octaprenyltransferase, translating into MTDWIQAARLRTLPLSMSGIIMGSFIARWRILENGGTWDWQIFAMALLVTLLYQILSNFANDYGDGIKGTDKLRINEAEQRAVASGRITPNQMKNAVILFAVLSLIATVALLYLAFFRENLMNEFYTFVGLGIACILAAIGYTVGKKPYGYLGLGDIFVFVFFGLVSVCGSYFLFTKTFHWDMLLPATTIGMLSAAVLNLNNMRDIESDALSGKKTLALRMGYRYAMVYEIVLLQLPLILMLVFMMMNGLHEKGNYYAFIFFILVFPMTALRRKIMQTKEPKELDPYLKQVGIFTLIISVLVAFGLNYFN; encoded by the coding sequence ATGACAGATTGGATACAAGCCGCAAGATTGCGCACTTTGCCGCTTTCGATGAGCGGAATTATAATGGGTTCCTTCATCGCAAGATGGCGGATTCTCGAAAACGGCGGTACCTGGGACTGGCAGATTTTTGCCATGGCACTTTTGGTTACGCTGCTTTACCAGATTCTCTCCAATTTTGCCAATGATTATGGAGACGGAATTAAAGGCACAGATAAACTCAGAATAAACGAAGCCGAGCAGCGGGCAGTTGCTTCCGGGAGAATTACCCCAAACCAAATGAAGAATGCTGTGATTTTATTCGCCGTACTTTCCTTGATTGCTACAGTTGCTCTTTTATATCTGGCTTTTTTCAGGGAAAATTTAATGAACGAATTCTACACTTTTGTAGGATTGGGCATTGCCTGTATTTTGGCAGCGATAGGGTATACGGTGGGCAAAAAACCTTATGGATACTTAGGATTAGGTGATATTTTTGTGTTTGTTTTCTTTGGTTTGGTTTCGGTTTGTGGAAGTTATTTTCTTTTTACAAAAACTTTCCATTGGGACATGCTTTTGCCCGCAACAACAATCGGAATGCTGAGCGCCGCAGTTCTAAATCTTAACAATATGCGCGATATCGAAAGCGATGCACTCAGTGGAAAGAAAACTTTGGCCTTGCGAATGGGATACCGATATGCAATGGTTTACGAAATCGTTCTATTACAGCTACCCTTAATTCTGATGCTTGTCTTTATGATGATGAACGGCCTTCACGAAAAAGGAAACTATTATGCATTTATTTTCTTTATCCTCGTATTTCCGATGACCGCGCTGAGAAGAAAAATTATGCAGACCAAAGAACCGAAAGAGCTCGATCCATACCTGAAGCAGGTTGGGATTTTTACCCTTATTATAAGTGTTTTAGTAGCTTTCGGCCTGAATTATTTCAATTAA